The Streptomyces rimosus genomic interval GGTAGGTGAAGCACGTCCGCGAGCACCGCCCGCCGAAGGAGGCCGCACCATGTCCGGTCACGATCCGCTCTCCCCCGAGGAACGCGCCGTCGTCGATGTCGTCCGGGACTTCGTGGACCGCGATGTACGACCGGTGGCACGCGAGTCGGAGCACGCGAACCGCTACCCGGAGCAGCTTGTCGAGCGGATGAAGCAGCTCGGTGTCTTCGGCCTCGCGGTGCCCGCCCCGTACGGCCCCGCCCCCGTCTCCGCGCCGTGCTTCGCCCTGGTCACCGAGGAGTTGGCGCGCGGCTGGATGAGTCTGGCCGGCGCCATGGGCGGCCATACGGTGGTGTGTTCCCTGCTCGTCCGGTACGGCACGCCGGAGCAGCGGGAGCGGTGGCTGCCGCGGCTGGCCACCGGTGAGGTACGGGCCGCGATGGCGCTCACCGAGCCGGGCGGCGGCTCGGACCTCCAGGCGCTGCGCACCACCGCGCGCCGCGCCGCCGACGGCTCGTACGTCGTCCAGGGCGCCAAGACCTGGATCACCAACGCCCGCCGCGCCGGTCTGATCGCGCTGCTGGTCAAGACCGACCCGGCGGCCGAGCCCGCGCACCGCGGCATGTCCGTCCTGCTGGCCGAGCACGGCCCGGGGATGACCGTCTCGCGCGATCTGCCGAAGCTGGGTTACAAGGGCGTGGAGAGCTGTGAGCTGGCGTTCGACGGTTTCCGGGTGCCGGGGGACGCGCTGCTCGGCGGCCGGGAGGGGCGGGGGTTCGGGCAGATGATGCGCGGGCTGGAGATCGGCCGGATCCAGGTCGCCGCGCGGGCGGTGGGCGTCGGGCGGGCCGCCTTCGAGGATTCCGTACGGTACGCGCGGCAGCGGGAGAGCTTCGGCAAGCCGATCTGGCGGCACCAGGCGGTCGGCAACCTGCTGGCGGAGATGGCCACGTCGCTGTCGGCGGCGCGCCAGTTGGTGCTGCACGCGGCGCGGACGTACGACGGCGGGCAGCGGTCCGACCTGGAGGCGGGCATGGCGAAGCTGTTCGCGTCCGAGACGGCGATGCGTATCGCCCTGGACGCGGTGCGGGTGCACGGCGGGTACGGCTATTCCACCGAGTTCGACGTGGAGCGGTACTTCCGCGACGCGCCGCTGATGATCGTCGGTGAGGGGACCAACGAGATCCAGAAGGACGTGATCGTGCGGCAGCTGATGCGGCGCGGCGGACTGTGAGAGAGACCGGGCCGGCGGGCGGCCGCTCAGATCGCCCGGTCGCGCCCGGCCCAGTACGGCTCGCGCAGCTGCCGTTTGAACAGCTTGCCGGACTCGTCGCGCGGCAGGCTCTCCTCGAAGACGACCATCTTGGGCACCTTGTACGAGGCGAGCCGGTCGGCGACCTGGGCCCGTACGTCCTCGGCGGTGAGCGCGGCGCCCGGCTCCGGCTGGACGTGCGCGGCGAGCGACTCGCCGAACTCCTCGTCGGGGATGCCGAAGACGGCCACGTCCCGCACCCCGTCGAGGCCGAGCAGGCAGCCCTCGATCTCGGCCGGGTAGATGTTGACGCCGCCGGAGATGACCAGGTCGCTGCGGCGGTCGCTGAGGTAGAGGTAGCCGTCCGCGTCGAGGTGGCCGATGTCGCCGATCGTCACGTAGCCGGGCAGCCGCTCGGCCTCCATCGCCGCGCGCTTGGCGGGGTCGCCGAGGTAGGTGAACTGCGGCCAGGTGTCGGACGGCTTGAGATAGACCTCGCCGGTGCGGCCGGTGGGCAGCGGCGCCCCGTCGGGGCCGAGGACGGCCACCGCCGAGGTCTCCACGGCGCGGCCGACCGTGCCGGGGTGCGCCAGCCACTCCTGGCTGTCGCACCAGGTCACGGCGCCGGTTTCGCTGCCGCCGTAGTACTCGCGCAGTACCGGCCCCAGCCAGTCGATCATGGCGTGCTTGACGTGCGGCGGACAGGGCGCGGCGGCGTGCACGACGGAGGTGAGCGAGGACAGGTCGTAGCGCTCGCGGACCTCCTTGGGCAGCCGCAGCAGCCGTACGAACATGGTCGGTACCAGCTGCGCCTGCTCGACGCGGTGGCGCTCGACCAGCCGCAGGAACTCCTCGGCGTCGAAGCGCGGCATCAGGGTGATGTCCAGGCCGCCGGCCAGGGCGAGGACGGCATGCTGGCTGGGTGAGGCGTGGTAGAGCGGGGCGGGGATCAGGGTGCGGCCGCCGGGGCGCACCGCGAAGTATTCGAGGAACTTCGCGACCGACTCGGCGAGTTGTTCCTCGCCGACCGGATCGCGCAGCACGCCTTTCGGGCGGCCGGTGGTTCCCGAGCTGTAGATGACGGTGGAGGGGCGGCGGGCGGCGGCCTCGGTGAGCGGCGGGTGCCCGGCGAGCCAGGTGTCCAGGAGCGGGTGGTCGCCGGTGACCGGCGGGCACGGGAAGCCGCAGGCCGCGGCGATGCCGTCGGGCACCGGAACCTCGATGAGGCGGGCACGGGCGGGCAGCGCGGCGGCGACCGCGGGCAGCAGGTCGGTATGCGCGAAGACGACCTTGCTGTCGCTGTCGCCGAGCACATGGCTCAGCTCGTCGTGCCGGAAGTGCCAGTTGACGGGGACGGCCGAGGCACCGAGCAGCGCCGCTCCGGCGGCGATCTCCAGGTGCGCGGGTTCGTTGCGCAGCACGATCGCGATGCGCTCCCCGGGTTCGACGCCCAGGGCGTGCAGGCCGGACGCGATGCGGGCGGCCCGTTGCCGGAACGCCGGGTACGAGCGTTCGACCCCGGCGCAGCGAATGGCGGGGGGCGTGGCGGCGACGTCCATGTAGCCTCCAGACGGTTGCGGCTCGCGCCCATTGAACAGGTGCTTCCGCCCGGCCGCCAGGGCGCTGACAAGCCGTCAGCAAGACGACGGGGCAGGGCGGCGGCACTGAACGAGCAGGCCGGTGCCCGCCCGGCGTCGGGGGCCCGACATCCGAGGTATGGCCTCCGTACGGCCGCCAACCACCCGTTTCGAGCCAGCCGTTCGCCTCCGGTGCTCCGAGGTCTGTCCCGCCGAAGGGCTTCCGGCGCCGGTGCGGCGACTGCACCATGCGGGGGACACAACGGCATGCACATGACCGGCCGGTGCCGGGAGGCCGGCCGGCGACCGACCGCAAAGGAGCACGCGATGCGCAGCCGTACGAGACCGGGCCGGGCACGAACCACGCCGTCGTGCGCTCTACCCGTCGTGAACGCGACCGTGCGTCGCGCCGCGGTCGCCGCCGTACCCGCTCCTATCCTCGGTGAACATGAGCCAACACGAAAAGGACAAGAACGGTTCCGATGCAGGCGGAAAGGGTGATCACGATGTGCTGCTGCGTCGGCACGGCGAGGCCATCGCCCTGTTCGGCAGCCGGGTGCACCGGGTGCGCGACGACCAGTGGGACGCCCCGACACCGTGCGCCGAGTGGTCGGTGCGCGACCTGGTCGGCCACCTGACGGTGGAGCAGCTGTGGGTGCCGCGCCTGGTGCGGGACGGCGCCACCATCGAGGAGGTGGGGGACGACTACGACGGCGACCAGCTCGGTGACGACCCGGCCGGGGCGTGGGACCGCGCGGCGGTGGCCGCGGTGGCGGCGTTCTCCGAGCCGGGCGCGCTGGACCGGACGGTCCACCTGTCCTCGGGGCCCAGTTCGGCCGCGGCGTACTGCTCGCAGATGATGATGGACGCGGTGGTCCACTCCTGGGACCTGTCGCGGGCCATCGGCGCGGACGAGCGGCTGCCGCCGGAGCTGGCGAGCGCGGCGCTGCGCGAGGTCGAGCCGTACGCGGACGAACTCGCGGACACGTCCATGTTCGCCGACCCCGTGACACCGCCGCCCGGAGCGGACGACCTGACCCGGCTGCTGTGCCTGCTGGGCCGCCGGCCGTGAGAGGCCCGGCGGCGCCGGGAGGACGCCGGCCGGTGTCCGCGGGCCGTCCGGGCCCGCGGAGGTCCGCCGGCCGGCGCGGTCAGTCGATGCCGCGGAAGATGTAGGGCTCGGCCGGGTCGTCGTCGCAGCCCGCGACTCTGACCGGGACGCAGCGGCCCCAGACCTCCAGATTGCGGACTTCCCCGATCCGGCCCGGGCGCTCGCTCCGCTTGGGCCGCGGCTGTTTGCGTTGCGCGTTTTCCAATGCCACCACGCACTCCTTCATCAAGGGACACTTCCGACGCGGTGGCGCCTTCATACGAACCGGGACGTCGGCCAGGGTTCGTGGCACTTCCCGCGACGGGCCAAGGGTGTTGGCATCTCCCAGACAGGTCGTCCGTCGTCCACCAGATTAACGACCGCGACCGACGCGCGCTCGACATTTACCGGTAATGGCCGCAAGTCGGGGGTAATGCCTAGATTCTGCCGGAGGCCGCCCGCCTCCGCCGGGCCAGGGCAAAAGGAGCCCCGGGCCCGGCGGCGGGCACGGGCCGGTGCCGACCGGCGGTCCGCCCGGCGTTCACCCGTTTGCCGTACGGGACGCGGTCAGCGGTCCGGCAATCGGCGGACGGAGGCCCGCCGTCCCTGTGGGCGCTACTTCAGCAGCCGGGACATCCGCCGGTCGGCCAGCAGCTTGCCGCCGGTCTGGCACGTGGGGCAGTACTGGAGCGAGGAATCGCTGAAGGAGACCTCGCGGACGGTGTCGC includes:
- a CDS encoding AMP-binding protein; this encodes MDVAATPPAIRCAGVERSYPAFRQRAARIASGLHALGVEPGERIAIVLRNEPAHLEIAAGAALLGASAVPVNWHFRHDELSHVLGDSDSKVVFAHTDLLPAVAAALPARARLIEVPVPDGIAAACGFPCPPVTGDHPLLDTWLAGHPPLTEAAARRPSTVIYSSGTTGRPKGVLRDPVGEEQLAESVAKFLEYFAVRPGGRTLIPAPLYHASPSQHAVLALAGGLDITLMPRFDAEEFLRLVERHRVEQAQLVPTMFVRLLRLPKEVRERYDLSSLTSVVHAAAPCPPHVKHAMIDWLGPVLREYYGGSETGAVTWCDSQEWLAHPGTVGRAVETSAVAVLGPDGAPLPTGRTGEVYLKPSDTWPQFTYLGDPAKRAAMEAERLPGYVTIGDIGHLDADGYLYLSDRRSDLVISGGVNIYPAEIEGCLLGLDGVRDVAVFGIPDEEFGESLAAHVQPEPGAALTAEDVRAQVADRLASYKVPKMVVFEESLPRDESGKLFKRQLREPYWAGRDRAI
- a CDS encoding acyl-CoA dehydrogenase family protein translates to MSGHDPLSPEERAVVDVVRDFVDRDVRPVARESEHANRYPEQLVERMKQLGVFGLAVPAPYGPAPVSAPCFALVTEELARGWMSLAGAMGGHTVVCSLLVRYGTPEQRERWLPRLATGEVRAAMALTEPGGGSDLQALRTTARRAADGSYVVQGAKTWITNARRAGLIALLVKTDPAAEPAHRGMSVLLAEHGPGMTVSRDLPKLGYKGVESCELAFDGFRVPGDALLGGREGRGFGQMMRGLEIGRIQVAARAVGVGRAAFEDSVRYARQRESFGKPIWRHQAVGNLLAEMATSLSAARQLVLHAARTYDGGQRSDLEAGMAKLFASETAMRIALDAVRVHGGYGYSTEFDVERYFRDAPLMIVGEGTNEIQKDVIVRQLMRRGGL
- a CDS encoding TIGR03086 family metal-binding protein, with the translated sequence MSQHEKDKNGSDAGGKGDHDVLLRRHGEAIALFGSRVHRVRDDQWDAPTPCAEWSVRDLVGHLTVEQLWVPRLVRDGATIEEVGDDYDGDQLGDDPAGAWDRAAVAAVAAFSEPGALDRTVHLSSGPSSAAAYCSQMMMDAVVHSWDLSRAIGADERLPPELASAALREVEPYADELADTSMFADPVTPPPGADDLTRLLCLLGRRP